The Candida albicans SC5314 chromosome 5, complete sequence genome includes a region encoding these proteins:
- the GIT2 gene encoding Git2p (Putative glycerophosphoinositol permease; fungal-specific; repressed by alpha pheromone in SpiderM medium; Hap43-repressed; Spider biofilm induced) yields the protein MASRDLPHSLNDLAFGWIKHLKEEIIINKNSQQLVDEDFQPDEDVTKETKVKLNNLWPAFASGAGLFADGYVNNSIGIVMACLKILYGDEFTKSNAISNIGSIGFVGTVVGQLSFGYISDRVARKGGMMTANIMLIAFTLLCAVGSWGTTIQGFFACLTVWRFCLGVAIGAEYPTSSVIASEFANQLPAGKRNRYFIWFTGFMIDFGFVVSAFVPFVLLWIFTEKHLRALWRVSIGLGAILPTALFFIRLKMKDSTSFEKLHMKNVRYRDYPWWLIVKFYWFRLTIVSMIWFIYNFSVYSFGTFNAIILGQIIPDAPLWQQWGWSVVFNLFYIPGSFLGAFSADYLGPRLTLAIGVGLQGIIGFIMSACLNGLRKQVAAFTVVFGIFATLGEFGPGGNIGLLASKTSATPIRGQYYGIAAAMGKIGAFVGTWIFPAIQRRYASKTNPDLELQVPFYLSSGLCIFSALLTFFLCPHVGQDAINREDKEFVEYLRKNGFDVSKLGEDSSSVDVDVVKDTDSAEKISETIEVGQKLA from the coding sequence atGGCTTCTAGAGATTTACCTCATTCACTCAATGATCTTGCCTTTGGATGGATTAAACACcttaaagaagaaatcattattaataaaaattctCAACAATTAGTCGATGAAGATTTCCAACCTGATGAAGATGTTACTAAAGAAACCAAAgtcaaattaaataatttatggCCGGCATTTGCCTCCGGAGCTGGGTTATTTGCCGATGGGTATGTCAATAATTCTATTGGTATTGTTATGGCATgtttaaaaattctttatGGTGATGAATtcacaaaatcaaatgcCATTAGTAATATTGGATCAATTGGATTTGTTGGTACTGTTGTTGGACAATTGAGTTTTGGATATATTTCTGATCGAGTAGCTAGAAAAGGTGGGATGATGACAGCTAATATCATGTTGATTGCTTTCACTTTATTATGTGCTGTGGGATCTTGGGGTACTACTATTCAAGGATTTTTTGCATGTCTTACTGTTTGGAGATTTTGTTTAGGTGTGGCTATTGGGGCCGAGTATCCAACGTCTTCTGTCATTGCCTCGGAATTTGCTAATCAATTGCCTGCTGGTAAAAGAAATAGATATTTCATTTGGTTCACAGGGTTTatgattgattttggatttgttgtttctgcGTTTGTCCCATTTGTGTTATTGTGGATTTTCACTGAAAAACATTTAAGAGCATTATGGAGAGTTTCGATTGGATTAGGTGCCATTCTTCCAACTGCCTTGTTTTTTATTagattgaaaatgaaagatTCAActtcatttgaaaaattacatATGAAAAATGTCAGATACAGAGATTATCCATGGTGGTTAATTGTTAAATTTTATTGGTTTAGATTAACTATTGTGTCTATGATTTGGTTCATTTATAACTTTTCAGTTTATTCATTTGGTACATTTAATGCCATTATTTTGGGCCAAATTATCCCTGATGCTCCATTATGGCAACAATGGGGATGGTCTGTTGTGTTCAACTTGTTCTATATTCCAGGTTCTTTCCTTGGTGCCTTTTCTGCTGATTACCTCGGTCCAAGATTGACATTGGCCATTGGGGTTGGATTGCAAGGAATTATTGGGTTTATTATGTCAGCTTGTTTGAACGGGTTAAGAAAACAAGTAGCTGCATTCACAGTTGTTTTCGGTATATTTGCTACATTGGGTGAATTTGGTCCTGGCGGTAACATTGGATTGTTAGCTTCCAAAACATCAGCTACTCCAATCAGAGGTCAATATTACGGTATTGCTGCTGCTATGGGTAAAATTGGTGCTTTTGTTGGAACATGGATTTTCCCTGCTATCCAAAGAAGATACGCTAGTAAAACTAACCCCGATTTGGAATTACAGGTTCCATTTTATCTTTCCTCAGGGTTATGTATTTTCAGTGCCTTATTGACATTCTTTTTGTGTCCTCATGTTGGACAAGATGCCATTAATAGAGAAGATAAAGAGTTTGTTGAGTACTTACGAAAGAATGGATTTGATGTCAGTAAATTAGGTGAAGACAGCAGTtctgttgatgttgatgttgttaaAGATACTGATTCAGCTGAAAAAATTAGTGAAACTATCGAAGTTGGTCAAAAATTAGCCTAA